In the genome of Thunnus thynnus chromosome 6, fThuThy2.1, whole genome shotgun sequence, the window CCCATTCTGTGGCTATTTCAATCATGGTTTGGCTATTGGTGAGCATTCAAAGTCTTCCAGACATGTTCTACAccaaaacatctggaaacaAACCTGGGAAATGCTATGATACCACCCATAGCAGATATGTTGAGGATTACCTGAAATACAGCCTCGGATGGACACTCACTGGGTTTTGTCTCCCATTCCTCATCACACTGGGCTGCTATGGACATGTGATTGTCATTCTCTGCCGCAAAAATACCATTGACAAGGTACAAAAACAGAGAAGTTTGAAGTTGTTGTTGATCTTgattgttctcttctctgtttgttacATCCCCTATCATGTATTGAAGAACCTCATCCTCTGGTCAAGAGTTTTATCAAAACATCATAAATGCCGTGAATGGTCTAATGGAGTCTACATTGCTCATCAGATAAGTCGTGGacttgtgtgtctgaacagtgCTCTAAACCCTCTGGTTTATCTTCATGGAAATGAAGATATTCGTTCTCAGCTCAGACAGCTGCTCCAGCGAGCTCGTCAGATGTTCAGACATCCACCTCCAACAGACTCTGGTAGTGTGCCCATGACAGAACTCACAGATGAAGtttaatacatgaaaaatgtatttttccaatAGCATGTTAAATATtagtatatatttgtaaatgtcCCTCAAAAGtaataatgattttaatttcatatttgtcCCTTTAATTTTCATTGTCTCAGCAGTAGTAGTGTACTTTGAATTgctttgttgctgaaatgtgctacataaataCTACaaaacttgccttgcctagtAGTTCTGTGTTTGCAATATGCAGCTTATGTAACCACCAAACCATTGACTTTGCAACAGATTGCAAGAAAGATTTCATTCATGCTAATATTTAAATTTGCACCATGTTTGAGCAAaacatctctcactcccagtcagtcagcccCACCGCCATCCCCTGCTGTATGTACGTGCACTtgctcacatacaaacacacacagaggttccTGCTGCATTGTGGCTGCTGGCCAGTGAGAGCTATGCTGCTAGTGCGGCTAGAAATCTACCGAGAAACAGTCTCAAGTCTCAAGATCTTAGaccattatttttaaaagatgtcTTCTGTAACTCTCTTTATTCATGCTAAAGACATAATTTATAATTACTATAGATTTGAAATAGGCCATTACCAATTAGTACAATATTTGGGTTTTCAAATTTTGAACAACATTTTTGGTTGGAGTGTATCTAAACCAAACAACACTGTTACTATTAAAAGGCTTATTACTGATTTACAAAGCTAAATGATTTGATAACCAGAAAATTTGAGATAATCAGAGGTACACTGCCatacaaatcaaacatttcttgTTATATTACTGTATACTGATAACATATAAGAACAATACAATCAATTCACAgctaaaatacaaacatgctTTACTGCAGGAAGCGGTAAACCATACAAAACCCAACCAGACAGTGGAAACCTGACACATCGTGTTACTCTAATAGTTTATTGACTAACACAGTACCTGTCTTAGTTATGTTAAATAATGACTTTACTGAAAGTGAGTAAAATTATCATGTAGTCCTGCACTATAGAACTTCTGCTGACTACATGATACAGAAATAATTTCCAATATGTAGTGTGAAACTTTGTGTGGTCACTAGTAAGAACTGCAGCCTTTCTGATATAAAGTGGTTAAATGTAATGTGCTAAACATTTCCAACTAACTTTCTCAGGTTTAAGTAAAGATAGAGGAGGATAAATTGATATTTGCAAATAATCATTGATCAAGtttgaatataaatgaaatgaaatgaaattatagCTATGTTCCatttaatgaatttaaatatttaatgccCTCATGTTAGAAATGGTGCCACACACATAGGCTACTAAACTAGAGTTAaacttcagttttcatttatcaaAAGGTATTGTTAGAGgagtcacaaaaataaagacagacaagTACATATTAGCTTGTTATTGCAGTCTAAGCTGTGACTTGGTTTGAGCATTGATTCACTTtctatttttagtttaaaaaaaaaagacaaacaagtcAACCAATGACATTTTAAGGTCCATTTCCTGTAAACTTGTAGGTGCAGAAACACATATCTAATATTCAGAGGCCAAGGCTTAAAACAGGAAGTCTTTTCTGAACTGCTGAACTGTTATTCTGTTTCACACACTCACCGAGGGAAGGAATTACACCAACAATGAATAACACAACTTGTCAACGTGTCAACTTCGACTTTCCAAGCAGATTCCTGCCTCCTGTTTTCATCTTAGTATTCATCGTTGGTCTGGTGGCTAATGGATGGGGACTGAAGTCTTTGCTGCACAACTGGAAGAAACTGGGGGAcatcaatgtttttgttctgaaccTTGGTCTTGCAGATATTTTGTATCTGCTCACACTCCCATTTCTGATGGTGTACTATTTTATGGAGACAAAATGGATCTTTGGAGATGCATTCTGCAAGATAACAAGATTCTGCTTCAACCTGAATTTACATGGCAGCATTGGATTCCTTacttgtatatgtgtgtacagGTACCTGGCCATTGTCCATCCAATGAGAGCGAGGGGAAGATTAACTGTCACCCACTCTGTGGCTATTTCAGTCATGATTTGGCTGGTGGTGAGTGTCCAAAGTCTTCCAGACATGTTCTACATCAAGACATCTGAAAACAAGACTGAATGTGACGAAACCACCAATGATACATATGTTGAGGATTACCTGAAATACAGCCTCGGATGTACACTTACTGGGTTTTGTATCCCATTCCTCATCACACTGGGCTGCTATGGACATGTGATTGTTGTTCTCTGCCGCAGAAATACCACTGACGAGGTACTGAAAAGGAGAAGTTTGAAGTTGTTGTTCATCTTgattgttctcttctctgtttgttacATCCCCGATCATGTATTCAAGAACCTCAACCTCTGGTCGAGAGTTCTTAACAATCAGGGGATATGCCATGAATGGTCTAATGGAGTCTACATTGTTCATCAGATAAGTCGTGGacttgtgtgtctgaacagtgCTCTAAACCCTCTGGTTTATCTTCATGGAAATGAACATATTACTGCTCAGCTCAGACAGCTGCTCCAGCGAGCTCGTCAGATGTTCAGACGTCGGCCTCCAACAGACTCTGGTAGTGTGCCCATGAATAAAATCACAGATGAAGTTTAAtacatgataaatatatttttccaaTAACATGTTAAGTATtgatatatatttgtaaatgtttctaaaagtaacaataatgtttttaattccATATTTGTCCCTTTAATTTTCATTGTCTCAGCAGTAGTAGTGTACTTTGAATTgctttgttgctgaaatgtgctacataaataaacttgccttgcctagtAGTTCTGTGTTTGCAATATGCAGCTTATGTAACCACCAAACCATTGACTTTGCAACAGATTGCAAGAAAGATTTCATTCATGCTAATAGTTAAATTTGCACCATGTTTGAGCAAaacatctctcactcccagtcagtcagcccCACCGCCATTCTCCGCTGTATGTACATGTACTtgctcacatacaaacacacgcagAGGTTCCTGCTGCATTGTGGCTGCTGGCTAGTGAGAGCtatgctgctagtgtggctagaAATCTACGGAGAAACATTATCAACTCTCAAGATATTAGaccattatttttaaaagatgtaTTCTGTAACTCTCTTTATTCATGCTAAAGACATAATTTATAATTGCTATAGATTTGAAATAGGCCATTACCAATTAGTACAATATTTGGGTTTTCAAATTTGAACAACATTTTTGGTTGGAGTGtaaccaaaccaaacactgttATTATTAAAAGGCTTATTACTGATTTCCAAAGCTAAATGATTTGATCACCAGAAAATTTGAGATAATCAGAGGTACACTGCCatacaaatcaaacatttcttgTTATATTACTGTATACTGATAACATATAAGAACAATACAATCAACTCACATCTAAAATAGGAACATGCTTTACTGCAGGAAGTGGTAAACCTTACAAAACCCTACCAGACAGTAGAAACCTGACACATCGTGTTACTCTAATAGCTTATCAACTAACACAGTACCTGTCTTAGTTATGTTAAATAATGACTTTGCTGAAAGTGAGTAAAATTATCATGTAGTCCTGCACTAAAGAACTTCTGCTGACTACATGATACAGAAATAATTTCCAATATGTAGTGTGAAACTTTGTGTGGTCACTAGTAAAAACTGTAGCCTTTCTGATATAAAGTGGTGAAATGTAATGTGCTAAACATTTCCAACTAACTTTCTCAGGTTTAAGTAAAGATAGGGGAGGATAAATTGATATTTGCATATAATTGTTGATCAGGGTTGAAGAGAAATGAAATTGTAGCTATTTTCTAAttaatgaatttaaatatttaatgccCTCATGTTAGAAATGGTGCTACACACATAGGCTACTAAACTAGAGTTAaacttcagttttcatttaCCTAAAGGTATTGTTAGAGgagtcataaaaataaagacagacaagTACATATTAGCCTGTCATTGCAGTCTAAGCTGTGACTTGGTTTGAGCATGGACTCACTCTCTATTTTCAGTTCTCAAAAAAGGCAAACGAGTCAACCAATGAAATTTTGCAGGTGCAGAAACACATATCTAATATTCAGAGGCCAAGGCTTAAAACAGGAAGTCTTCTCTGAACTGCTGAACTGTTATTCTGTTTCACACACTTACCAAGGGAAGGAATTACACCAACAATGAATAACACATCTTGTCAACGAATCAACTTTGACTTTCCAAGCAGATTTCTGCCAACTGTTTTCATCTTAGTATTCATTGTTGGTCTGGGGGCTAATGGATGGGGACTGAACTATTTGCTGCATAACTGGAAGAAACTTaagattatcaatgtttttgttctgaaccTTGGTCTTGCAGATATTTTGTATCTGCTCACACTCCCGTTTCTGATGGTGTACTATTTTATGAAGAGTACTTGGATCTTTGGAGATACATTCTGCAAGATAACAAGATTCTGCTTCAACCTGAATTTATATGGCAGCATTGGATTCCTTACTTGTATAAGTGTGTACAGGTACCTGGCCATTGTCCATCCAGTGAGAATGATGGGAAGATTAACTGTCACCCACTCTGTGGCTATTTCAGTCATGGTTTGGCTGTTGGTGAGCGTTCAAAGTCTTCCAGACATGTTCTACATCAAGACATTTGGAAACAGGCCTGGGAAATGCTACGATACCACCGATAAGACATATGTTGAGGATTACCTGAAATACAGCCTCGGATGGACACTCACTGGGTTTTGTATCCCATTCCTCATCACACTGGGCTGCTATGGACATGTGATTGTCATTCTCTGCCGCAAAAATACCATTGACAAGGTACAGAAACAGAGAAGTTTGAAGTTGTTGTTGATCTTgattgttctcttctctgtttgttacATCCCCTATCATGTATTGAGAAACCTCAACCTCTGGTCAAGAGCTTTATTAGAACAGAAGAAATGCCATGAGTGGTCTAATAGAGTCTACATTGCTCGTCAGATAAGTCGTGGacttgtgtgtctgaacagtgCCCTCAACCCTCTGGTTTATCTTCATGGAAATGAAGATATTACTGCTCAGCTCAGACAGCTGCTCCAGCAAGCTCGTCAGATGTTCAGACATCCACCTCCAACAGACTCTGGTAGTGTGCCCATGAATCAAATCACAGATTAGGtataatatatgaaaaatatgtttttccaggaacatgttaaatattagtatatatttgtaaatgtttctcaAAAGTAACAATTATGATTTTAATTCCATATTTGTCCCTTTAATTTTCATTGTCTCATCAGTCGTAATGTACTTTGAATTgctttgttgctgaaatgtgctacataaataaacttgccttgcctagtAGTTCTGTGTTTGCAATATGCAGCTTATGTAACCACCAAACCTTTGACTTTGCAACAGATTGCAAGTAAGATTTCATTCATGCTAATATATAAATTTGTGTGATTATACTGACACAATGTTTAGCATGAAAGACAgttaacaatgaataaaataacaaaaggtTAATCAAATTAGAATACTGTTTATATATGACCATGCTGTTGTTGTCATCTGAGTATAATTCAGACTTGTATATGTGgaaaattgtgtttatatatgcagaaaaaaaaaattaaaaatcactgaaataataaattCTCTAAATCTTCAAGTCTCAATATGTTATTATGATTATTCAAAAAGGCTTGCAGTGTTTTCTCTGAAGTAGGAACCACCAGAGGGAGACTCTTACTTTCTCATTTGTGTGGGTGAAAAACTGGATCACCCAAACTGTTTGCACACTCATGAATAACATCTTGCATAACATCATACAACTGTACTTTAAGTGCTAAAACTGCACTCCAAAAACTCTATTTCCAAGAAAGTGAGATAATcttgtattttgatttaaaatcttGTCTGTCTTGTTTTGAGTTCAAATTATATTATACTGACTATGCAGGGGTGTTTGACTCAATTCAACTCAGTACCACTTGCCTTGTCTTAATTTGccatttttatcttatttggGGTTATGTTTTTACTTAGATACAAGGGACATGTCTGTTTCATGACCTGCAGTATGCTTTGACACTTATTTTAAGCTCAGCAATTTAAACCTATAGTCAGAATAATCAGTTGATTATCAGATGATCAGATGAAAATACTATAAACCAGAATAGCACATGTTGTACACCTACAGCACATGTGGGGACAAACATTACTATGAAGTAATTAATCATTATTGGTCAAAAGTTTCATCAAAGGTGATATTTTCATAATGACCAATAAACAAGACTATAAGACTTAATTAGTACAAAACACAATGTATAGCAAAAggtgatgggaatgttattatttttgcaaGTATTTGCAGGTAAATCGAAgtattgaaattttgacctgatgatggtgctaggtgaaaagtcagaggatcactaaagtcaaTGAGAGTCATcttctggggatcatgaatgtttgtaccaaattttgttCCAATCCGTACAGCAGATGTTGAGATACTTCAATGGATAAGTGCAAACTTTGTGGTTCTGTAGGAAAAGTCAGAGGGTTACCAAAGTGATTGAGATTCTTCCTCTTGAGACCATGAATATCTAAACAggtttcatggcaatccatcctaTAGCTGGCAAAgtaatttcactcaaaaccaaaaaggtCAACCACATTGTGGAGGaacagtcaaacaaaaaaaaacaaaaaaacaaagtcaaagtcaaattgaaaacaaaattgaatttagaaaaaaaaagaagtcagtaCAATTTAACAAATTAAACTAAAGCACAAGAAATAAGAtaagcaaaagaaaataaagagaaaataaattaaacataaggAAGAAAATGACCCTGGTACAGGGTCCTGAACCCAACCCAGAAGGAAGTCAATAGGAAGTCTGGGTTGGCGACCAAACATCAGAAAGAAGGGACACTTCCCGGTGACCTGGTGTGAGGTAGCATTATAGCAGAAAAGCACCTGTGGGAGGCAGGAAGCCCCGTCCCGTTTCCTTGATGACGGCAGAGTGCACAGCAGATTGTGGAGGGTCCGATTAAACCGCTCACATTGCCTATTCCCCGCAGGGTGGTAGGGGGTAGTGCGGGATTTCTCCACACCATACAGGCTACAGAGCTGGTGGATTAGCGCACTCTCAAAACTTCGGCCCTGGTCAGAGTGGACACGACCAGGAACACCAAAtttgaaaaaccactcattcaGCAAGACTTGTGCCACAGTAGCAGCCCGCTGATCTCGAGTTGGGACAGCTACAGTGTACTTGCTGAAGACGTCAGTCATCACCAAAATGTTTTCAAGCCCATTTTGGGATGGCTCCAACAGGGTGAAATCTAGCACCACAATTTCATTTGGCCTAGATGATAGTAGATGGCCCATATAGCTGTGTGACGCTGGCCCTGAATCTTTTGCAATCTGACAGCGCTTACATTCCTGGACCCACTGTTTAATGTCCGAGCACATTCCTGGCCAGTAGTAATGCTGTCGCACCAGCTCAGAGGTGCAATCGATGCCCTGGTGGAGCTGGTTAAGGGTCTCCTGCTTCAAGGTGGCAGGCAAGAGAAGATGGAGGGTTTCTTCCCCCCCCATCTGAACGAAAGACACAACGATAAAGAACCCCCCCTCGTTCAACCAAATGACCCCATTGGCGCAGAAGCGCCAAGGTGGGATGGGAGagttgtctcctctcctctggggTTGGGAGAGCCCGCTATCTCCAAAAACCCAAGACTTCCTTCAGAAGGGGATCAGCCTCCTGCAAGGCATGGATGTCTGAAGGTGAGTGGAATGGGAGGGCGGACACCACAGATTGTGTTACAGGCACCAGTGACTCTGAAAAAATGGCTTGCTGGAGATGAGACGGGACGGGAGTACCAGGCAAAGCCTGCTCAGCTATGCTGGAACCTGATACGTACTGCTGGGAGAGTGCATCGGCATTACCATTGCTACGGCCAGTCCTGTGCTTAAGTTCAAAGTCGAAAGCAGCAAGTTGGGCAGCCCACCGATGCTCAGTGGCCCTCAGTTTGGCAGATTGGAGATGACTCAGTGGATTGTTGTCAGTAAATACAACACATTTATGCCCCAACAGATACACTCGAAATTTCTCGGTCATTGCTCACCTGAGGGCCAGAAATTTCAGTTTCATGGAACTGTAGTTGTTCATGTTGCGCTCAGAAGGCCGTAGACCACGGCTGGCATAAGCAATGGGCCTGACAACACCTTCTGTCTCCTGAGACAAGATCACCCCAAGACCACTGCGACTAGCATCAGAAGTCTGCATAGACCAACACGGGGGCTGACACCAACTTGGCTTTCAAGGCCTCAAAGCTTTCCTCACACTGGGGGGTCCATGCAGAACCAAGGTCCTGCTTTTGCCTGCATTTGGACGGGCTGCCTGCCAGCTGTGCCACCAACTTATGCAGAGGGCCTGCCAGCTTGGCAAAGCCCTCCACAAAGCTCCTATAATAGCTGGCAAATCCCAAAAAGGTACGCAGCTCAGTCACTTGCCGAGGGCGCTGCCACTTAGCCACCGCCTCAATCTTGGCAGGATCGGTGGACACGCCCTCACCTGCAATGATGTGGCCAAGGTAATTTACCTTTTTCTGAAGGAAAGCACACTTTTCCAGTTTTGCCTTCCAGCCCTCGTTCTGTAGTTGAGCAAGAACCACTTCTAGTCTCTGCAAGTGCTGTGAGATGGAAGAGGAAAACAcgatgatgtcatcaaggtaTAATAGCAAAGATTGGCACTGCTGATCCACAAACTTCCTCTGCATTGACCGCTGAAAGGTGCTTGGGGCATTGCACAACCCGAATGGCATCCGGTTCCACTTGAAGAGACTAAAAGGGGTGCAGAAAGTGGTTTCTGGCTTGTCCTGCCCGGCCACTGGAACCTGGTTATACCCGCTGGCCAAAGCCAGAGTGGAAAAGCAGCAGGCATCAGAAAGAGCATCAAGGCTTTCTTCGAGCCGAGGTAAGGGAAAGGCATCCTACCTCGTCTTGCTATTCAGAAGTCAAAAGTCTACGCACA includes:
- the LOC137185038 gene encoding P2Y purinoceptor 1-like, coding for MNNTSCQHVSFDFTSRFLPPVFILVFIVGLVANGWGLKSLLHNWKKLKIINVFVLNLGLADILYLLTLPFLMVYYFMKSTWIFGDAFCKITRFCFNLNLYGSIGFLTCISVYRYLAIVHPVRMMGRLTITHSVAISIMVWLLVSIQSLPDMFYTKTSGNKPGKCYDTTHSRYVEDYLKYSLGWTLTGFCLPFLITLGCYGHVIVILCRKNTIDKVQKQRSLKLLLILIVLFSVCYIPYHVLKNLILWSRVLSKHHKCREWSNGVYIAHQISRGLVCLNSALNPLVYLHGNEDIRSQLRQLLQRARQMFRHPPPTDSGSVPMTELTDEV
- the LOC137185039 gene encoding P2Y purinoceptor 1-like, with translation MNNTTCQRVNFDFPSRFLPPVFILVFIVGLVANGWGLKSLLHNWKKLGDINVFVLNLGLADILYLLTLPFLMVYYFMETKWIFGDAFCKITRFCFNLNLHGSIGFLTCICVYRYLAIVHPMRARGRLTVTHSVAISVMIWLVVSVQSLPDMFYIKTSENKTECDETTNDTYVEDYLKYSLGCTLTGFCIPFLITLGCYGHVIVVLCRRNTTDEVLKRRSLKLLFILIVLFSVCYIPDHVFKNLNLWSRVLNNQGICHEWSNGVYIVHQISRGLVCLNSALNPLVYLHGNEHITAQLRQLLQRARQMFRRRPPTDSGSVPMNKITDEV
- the LOC137185040 gene encoding P2Y purinoceptor 1-like, coding for MNNTSCQRINFDFPSRFLPTVFILVFIVGLGANGWGLNYLLHNWKKLKIINVFVLNLGLADILYLLTLPFLMVYYFMKSTWIFGDTFCKITRFCFNLNLYGSIGFLTCISVYRYLAIVHPVRMMGRLTVTHSVAISVMVWLLVSVQSLPDMFYIKTFGNRPGKCYDTTDKTYVEDYLKYSLGWTLTGFCIPFLITLGCYGHVIVILCRKNTIDKVQKQRSLKLLLILIVLFSVCYIPYHVLRNLNLWSRALLEQKKCHEWSNRVYIARQISRGLVCLNSALNPLVYLHGNEDITAQLRQLLQQARQMFRHPPPTDSGSVPMNQITD